CAGCGAGCCCACCTCGACGACGTCGCCGCCGCGGATCCCCTCGTGGGGGACCGCGACCCGCTCGTCGGCGGAGACGAGGTAGTCGGCGCCGTGCCTGCGGGCCAGCAGCGGCGCCCCGGACACGTAGTCGTTGTGGACGTGGGTGTCGGCGACGGCCGCGATCTCGACGCCCGCACGCGCGGCTGCCTCCTCGACCACGAGGTGGTCGCGGGGCGGGTCGACCACCAACGCGCTGCTGCCGTCGTGCAGCAGGTGGCACCGGTTGCCGAGCTGGGGAAGGGCGATGGGGACGATCTGCACGGGAAACTCCTCGGGTCGCTCCGGAACTTAATACTACAAAGTTAGTAGAGTTTGACCAGAAGATGTCGGCGTTGTCATCGGTGACGGCGTGTCGTCTAGATTCCAGGGATGGTCACACCGCCGCCGTTCCCGCGCGCCAACGTGGCGCGCCGCCGACTCGGGATCGGGCTCGCCACGCTGCTGGTCGCGGTGCTCCCGCTCGCACCGGCGCACGCGGCCTCGGAGCCCGGGAGTCCGGGCATCGGCGACGGCTACTTCCCGATCGACGGCAACGGCGGCCTCGACGTGCTGCGCTACGACATCCACGACCGTTACCGGTTCCGGGAGGGGCGGCTCTCGGGGCACACCACGCTGACCGTGCGGGCCACCCAGGACCTCTCCTCGTTCCACCTCGACTTCCTGCTGCCGGTCCGTCGGGTCGCCGTGGCCGGTGTCCCCGCCGACGTCGCCAGGCCGCGGCAGCACGAGCTCCGGATCACCCCCGCCGAGCCGCTGGCCGCCGGCACCCGCTTCCGGGTGCGCGTCACCTACGACGGTCACCCGGGCCCGGTCGGCTACGACGGCGAGAAGAACTGGCTCGCCGACGAGCACGAGGTGGTCGCGATGAACCAGCCCCACATGGCGCCGTGGTGGTTCCCGGCCAACGACCACCCCAGCGACAAGGCGCTGATGGACATCTCGATCACCGTGCCGCGAGGCCGGCAGGTGGTCGCCAACGGCAACCCGGTCGGACGGGAGCGCGACGGGGCGCTCGTGACCCACCACTGGCGCTCCGACGAGCCGATGGCGACCTACCTCGCCATGTTCGCCGCCGGGAGCTTCCGGGTCGAGCGGTGAGAAGCAGCCGGGGTGCCGTCGCGGCTGCTGGTCTCCCAGCAGCTCGGCCCCACTGCGGCTCGCGCAAGCATGCGGATGCTGCGGCAGTCACCCGCGATCGTCGAGGGGCTGGCCGAGGACCTCGGTCGCTACCCGTTCTCCGCAGCGGGTGGGCTGGTGACCGGGCTGCCGGTGTACTTCGCGCTCGAGAACCAGACGATGCCGACGTACTTCGCGGTCCGCCGCGGCCGCCACGTCCCGCTCGTCGTCCACGAGCAGGCCCACCAGTGGTTCGGCGACTCGGTCGCGATCGAGAGGTGGCGCGACATCTGGCTCAACGAGGGGGCGGCCACCTTCATGGAGCACCGCTGGACCGAGACCCACGGTGGCCCGGACGCGGCGCAGTGGCTGCAGGACGAGTACGACGCCCGGGGACCGGGCAGCCGCTTCTGGCAGATGCGTATCGCCGACCCCGGCCACGACGGGATCTTCGCGACCCCTGTCTACCTCCGTGGCGGGATGGCCTTCCAGGCGCTCCGCAACCGGATCGGCGAGGACGACTTCTGGCTGCTGCTGCAGACCTGGCTCCGGGAGCACGAAGGCGGCAACGCCGCGACCGAGGACTTCGAGGCGCTCGCGGCCGAGGTCAGCGGGGAGTCCCTCGACGGGTTCTTCGACGCGTGGCTGCACACCGGCGAGCGCCCGGCCCGCACCGCCGACAACGGCCTGGCCTGACGCGGGTCAGCGCAGCCGGACCGACAGGCAGGTCACGCAGCCCTCGAGCTTCTCGAACTCGGAGATGTCGACCGCGACGACCCGCAGGCCGCGCTCCTCGAAGAGGGCGCGGGACAGGGGAGCGTCGGCGGCCATCAGGACGGCGTCGCCGCCGAGCAGCACCACGTGCGCCCCAGACTCCTCCGGCACCGGGAGGAACCGTTCCCACGTGGCCGGGTCGTCGACGAGCGGCTCGTGCCCGACGACCGTGCCATCGGGCAGCGCCGTCACCGCGGTCTTGAGGTGCAGCACCTTGGTCACCGGGACCGGCACCACGGTGGCGCCCATCGGCGCCAGGTGGGCGGCGAGCTGGTCGGCGCCGTCACGGTCGGTCCGACCGCCGAGGCCCACCCACACGGTCCCGCCGTGCTTGAGCACGTCGCCCCCGTCGAGCGTGCCGGGCGCTTCGATCCGGGCGATCCGGAACCCGAGGTCGCGCAACACCGCCTCGGTGGCCGCGGTCTCGGCGCGGCGCGCGTCGGCGCCGGGACGGCTGATCACCGCGAGGTCGCCGTAGACCACCACCGTGTCCTCGACGAAGACGGCGTCGGGGCAGTCGTCGGCAGCAGGCACCTCGACGGTGTCCCAGCCCTCGGCGCGCAGCGCGGCGACGTAGCCCTCCCACTGGCGCAGCGCCAGGTCCACGTCGACGGGCGAGCGCTCGAGGTGGGTGAGCAGGCCCTCCGGGAGGCGGGGACCGGGACGA
This genomic interval from Nocardioides euryhalodurans contains the following:
- the ddaH gene encoding dimethylargininase: MTRALVRRPGPRLPEGLLTHLERSPVDVDLALRQWEGYVAALRAEGWDTVEVPAADDCPDAVFVEDTVVVYGDLAVISRPGADARRAETAATEAVLRDLGFRIARIEAPGTLDGGDVLKHGGTVWVGLGGRTDRDGADQLAAHLAPMGATVVPVPVTKVLHLKTAVTALPDGTVVGHEPLVDDPATWERFLPVPEESGAHVVLLGGDAVLMAADAPLSRALFEERGLRVVAVDISEFEKLEGCVTCLSVRLR
- a CDS encoding M1 family aminopeptidase, translating into MPSRLLVSQQLGPTAARASMRMLRQSPAIVEGLAEDLGRYPFSAAGGLVTGLPVYFALENQTMPTYFAVRRGRHVPLVVHEQAHQWFGDSVAIERWRDIWLNEGAATFMEHRWTETHGGPDAAQWLQDEYDARGPGSRFWQMRIADPGHDGIFATPVYLRGGMAFQALRNRIGEDDFWLLLQTWLREHEGGNAATEDFEALAAEVSGESLDGFFDAWLHTGERPARTADNGLA